In Drosophila nasuta strain 15112-1781.00 chromosome 2R, ASM2355853v1, whole genome shotgun sequence, a single genomic region encodes these proteins:
- the LOC132785478 gene encoding skin secretory protein xP2-like — protein MTGCVHRRVIIEDLNRKASSAIGNFFYCLCYYLDWFCCLQGLVSCFAAYRQFASAKCRSLSSGAPLQAILGQRSTPVGHSRSAERPAPAFSASGAPSPALTASGAPLHRPSRPAEHLSGPHGQRSTPAPALSASGAPLRPSRPAEHPAPAFSASGAPLQATAWPAKRL, from the exons ATGACCGGCTGCGTACATAGACGCGTAATTATTGAAGATTTAAATCGGAAGGCATCGAGCGCTATTgggaattttttttattgtctttgctATTATTTG GATTGGTTTTGCTGCCTTCAAGGCCTTGTTTCTTGCTTCGCAGCATACCGCCAGTTTGCTTCGGCCAAGTGCCGCAGCTTatccagcggagcacccctgcaggccattctcggccagcggagcacccctgtAGGCCATTCTCGGTCAGCGGAGCGCCCTGCGCCGGcattctcggccagcggagcacc ctctccggccctcacggccagcggagcacccctgcaccggccctctcggccagcggagcacctctccggccctcacggccagcggagcacccctgcaccggctctctcggccagcggagcacctctccggccctcacggccagcggagcaccctgcACCGGcattctcggccagcggagcgcctcTACAGGCCACTGCCTGGCCAGCGAAGCGCCTTTAG